The proteins below come from a single Parcubacteria group bacterium genomic window:
- a CDS encoding helix-turn-helix domain-containing protein has protein sequence MYEKILSAAGLTAKEAEIYELILGIGQAPASEIYKKTAYKRGLVYKLLEQLSEKGLIIKIEKPRKVAIFRVEHPNKINERLEEQAQKVNYYKRTMGELMPQLVTNYNLAFNKPGVRFYEGEEGLRKVLADTLTAQETICTLVDVEAVVKYMDKINQEYVKQRERLHKQKKMVCVDSPFARKYLEKYHVDVTDTRFVDYTLYPFSSIMQIYDNKIAYISLSADAITSMIITDKNIYQMNKVLFNFIWSHSKAFSELSPITPVPPTESFPDSSNRSSAQ, from the coding sequence ATGTACGAAAAAATCCTCTCTGCGGCAGGTTTGACCGCCAAAGAAGCCGAAATATATGAGCTTATCCTTGGCATCGGGCAAGCGCCAGCCAGTGAGATATATAAAAAAACCGCCTATAAGCGCGGATTGGTCTATAAATTGCTTGAGCAACTGTCGGAAAAAGGCCTCATCATTAAAATCGAAAAACCCCGCAAAGTAGCCATTTTTCGGGTAGAACACCCCAATAAGATCAATGAAAGACTGGAAGAACAAGCCCAAAAGGTCAATTACTACAAAAGAACGATGGGTGAACTGATGCCTCAATTGGTCACCAACTACAATCTAGCCTTCAATAAGCCCGGCGTACGCTTCTATGAAGGCGAGGAGGGACTCCGGAAGGTATTGGCTGACACACTGACCGCCCAAGAAACGATTTGCACGCTGGTCGACGTAGAGGCGGTAGTGAAATATATGGACAAAATCAATCAGGAATACGTCAAACAAAGAGAACGTCTGCACAAACAAAAAAAGATGGTCTGCGTTGACTCACCTTTTGCCCGGAAGTATTTGGAAAAATATCATGTCGATGTAACTGACACGCGCTTTGTTGACTATACTCTCTATCCCTTTAGCTCGATTATGCAAATCTATGACAATAAAATCGCCTACATCTCCCTTTCCGCCGACGCCATCACTTCAATGATCATTACTGATAAAAATATCTATCAAATGAATAAAGTGCTTTTCAATTTCATCTGGTCTCATTCCAAGGCTTTTTCGGAACTCTCACCAATCACGCCAGTTCCGCCGACAGAGTCATTTCCGGATTCATCCAATCGTTCCAGTGCACAATAA